In one Ferroacidibacillus organovorans genomic region, the following are encoded:
- a CDS encoding DUF192 domain-containing protein, with the protein MYKDDLLFAHDIQVARTFFQRLRGLTGVRRLSAHAGMYFDHCNAVHTFFMKMPIDVLFLNRNNEVIKIVECVSPRKFCYCKGAVKTLELQGGAVRRMGIECSDHLQFVDPCVRTPIARELSFR; encoded by the coding sequence ATGATATTCAAGTGGCCCGCACATTTTTTCAGCGCCTGCGCGGTCTTACAGGTGTGCGCAGACTCTCCGCTCACGCGGGAATGTATTTTGATCACTGCAACGCAGTGCACACTTTTTTTATGAAGATGCCGATCGACGTTCTTTTTTTGAATCGGAACAATGAGGTAATCAAAATTGTGGAGTGTGTATCGCCGAGGAAATTCTGCTACTGCAAAGGAGCCGTCAAGACGCTGGAACTGCAAGGCGGCGCTGTTCGTCGCATGGGAATCGAGTGTTCTGACCACCTGCAGTTTGTGGATCCGTGTGTCAGAACGCCGATTGCGAGGGAGCTTTCCTTTCGATGA